The proteins below come from a single Benincasa hispida cultivar B227 chromosome 4, ASM972705v1, whole genome shotgun sequence genomic window:
- the LOC120075828 gene encoding RING-H2 finger protein ATL74-like, giving the protein MTMESNHHRPRPHRLLLDADTTAAPSNGSRTRNSYSNEANFDTNMVIILAALLCALIFALGLNSIVRCALRCSRRFAFETGGGTASRLAATGLKKSALRQIPVAVYGSESGLKIRETDCPICLGDFIAGEKIKVLPKCNHGFHVRCIDTWLASHSSCPTCRQSLLEQQSASESAEAEAGNPPAGNSSASGQGREADMSNSIGILNARWHARKISRYAKLNRHNRCSMTYSMLDGMLDGTRRLMVLNGFLFDSAQF; this is encoded by the exons ATGACGATGGAGTCCAATCATCACCGTCCCCGTCCCCACCGCCTCCTCCTCGACGCCGACACCACGGCGGCGCCGTCCAATGGAAGCAGAACGCGAAATTCATATAGCAACGAAGCCAATTTCGACACGAACATGGTGATAATTCTTGCTGCGTTACTCTGCGCCCTGATTTTCGCTTTAGGACTGAATTCGATTGTCCGTTGCGCACTTCGCTGTAGCCGGCGGTTCGCCTTCGAGACAGGCGGCGGCACAGCCTCGCGCCTCGCCGCTACAGGGCTGAAGAAAAGCGCATTACGCCAAATTCCAGTCGCCGTATACGGGTCGGAATCGGGTCTAAAGATACGAGAAACGGATTGCCCTATTTGCCTCGGAGATTTCATCGCCGGTGAGAAAATCAAAGTACTCCCCAAATGTAACCATGGATTTCACGTTCGATGTATCGATACCTGGTTGGCTTCCCACTCGTCGTGTCCGACATGTCGTCAATCACTGCTCGAACAACAGTCGGCTTCTGAATCGGCGGAAGCTGAAGCCGGTAACCCACCCGCCGGAAATTCATCGGCTAGCGGCCAAG GAAGAGAAGCAGATATGtcaaactcaatcggtatacTCAATGCTCGATGGCATGCTCGGAAGATAAGCAGATATGCCAAACTCAACCGGCATAATCGATGCTCGATgacatactcgatgcttgatggcatGCTCGATGGTACTCGGCGCTTGATGGTACTCAATGGTTTTTTGTTcgattcagcccaattttga
- the LOC120075935 gene encoding abscisic stress-ripening protein 2-like, which translates to MAEEEQGHHHHHHLFHHHKEGEENSGVVDYEKEKKHHKHLEHLGELGAATAGAYALHEKHKAKKDSEHSHEHKMKEEVAAAVAAGVGGFVFHEHHEKKEAKREEKEAHGKEHHHHLF; encoded by the exons ATGGCAGAAGAAGAGCAAGGCcatcaccaccaccaccaccttTTTCACCACCACAAGGAAGGGGAAGAGAACTCCGGCGTCGTCGACTAcgagaaagaaaagaagcacCACAAGCACCTTGAACACCTCGGCGAGCTCGGCGCTGCCACAGCTGGTGCCTATGCTTTG CATGAGAAGCACAAGGCGAAAAAAGACAGCGAGCACAGCCATGAGCACAAGATGAAGGAGGAAGTTGCAGCCGCGGTGGCGGCCGGGGTCGGGGGATTTGTTTTCCATGAGCATCATGAGAAGAAAGAAGCaaagagagaagagaaagaggCTCATGGCAAGGAACATCACCACCATCTTTTTTGA